The following proteins are encoded in a genomic region of Thioclava nitratireducens:
- a CDS encoding PepSY domain-containing protein gives MKMKSTLAVLAAFAVSAHMAQAEVSTDGIAADLQANGFTSIEIKVGPTQVKAEGYNPDGTKIEVVYDRETGKIQKQETYRTRAGEDMTQGVSVRQQSEDFYDGSEDDHNGSDDQGMDDSSDGDHTMSDSDHGSDDHGSDDGGSDDSGSDDGGSHDSGSDDGGSHDSNDD, from the coding sequence ATGAAGATGAAATCTACCCTCGCCGTACTCGCGGCATTCGCGGTCTCAGCGCATATGGCGCAGGCTGAAGTGTCCACGGACGGCATCGCCGCCGATCTTCAGGCCAATGGCTTCACCAGCATCGAGATCAAGGTCGGTCCGACCCAGGTCAAGGCCGAGGGCTACAACCCCGACGGCACCAAGATCGAAGTGGTCTATGACCGCGAGACCGGCAAGATCCAGAAACAGGAAACCTACCGGACGCGCGCGGGCGAGGACATGACGCAGGGCGTCAGCGTCCGTCAGCAATCGGAAGATTTCTACGACGGCAGCGAAGACGACCATAACGGTAGCGACGATCAGGGCATGGATGACAGCAGCGACGGCGATCACACCATGTCGGATTCCGATCACGGTTCGGACGACCACGGCTCGGACGATGGCGGCTCGGATGACAGCGGTTCCGACGACGGCGGCTCACATGACAGCGGGTCGGATGACGGCGGCTCGCATGATAGCAACGACGATTGA
- the trpB gene encoding tryptophan synthase subunit beta: MADDLINSFMNVPDENGRFGIFGGRFVSETLMPLILALEEEYEKAKTDPEFWAEMDDLWKHYVGRPSPLYFAPRITEELGGAKVYLKRDELNHTGAHKINNVLGQILLARRMGKTRIIAETGAGQHGVATATVCAKFGLKCVVYMGATDVERQAPNVFRMRLLGAEVVPVKSGRGTLKDAMNDALRDWVTNVRDTFYCIGTVAGPHPYPAMVRDFQSIIGKEVRWQLEEQEGEGRLPDTVIAAIGGGSNAMGLFYPFLDDKSVRIIGVEAGGHGVDEKMEHCASLTGGRPGVLHGNRTYLLQDEDGQILEGHSISAGLDYPGIGPEHSWLHDTGRAEYVNITDKEALEAFQFSCRLEGIIPALEPSHALAHVMKIAPDLPKDHIIVMNMCGRGDKDIFAVAKHLGFDMQA, from the coding sequence ATGGCTGACGATCTGATCAATTCCTTCATGAATGTGCCCGACGAGAATGGGCGGTTCGGCATTTTCGGTGGCCGCTTCGTGTCCGAGACGCTGATGCCGCTGATCCTCGCGCTCGAAGAGGAATACGAGAAGGCCAAGACCGATCCCGAGTTCTGGGCGGAGATGGACGATCTGTGGAAGCACTATGTCGGCCGTCCGTCGCCGCTGTATTTCGCGCCCCGCATCACCGAAGAGCTGGGCGGCGCGAAGGTCTATCTCAAGCGCGACGAGCTGAATCACACCGGCGCGCATAAGATCAACAACGTGCTGGGGCAGATCCTGCTGGCACGGCGCATGGGCAAGACCCGGATCATCGCCGAGACCGGCGCGGGCCAGCATGGCGTGGCCACCGCGACGGTCTGCGCGAAATTCGGTCTCAAATGCGTGGTTTATATGGGGGCGACCGATGTCGAGCGTCAGGCGCCCAACGTCTTCCGGATGCGCCTGCTGGGCGCCGAGGTCGTGCCCGTCAAATCGGGCCGCGGCACGCTGAAAGACGCGATGAACGATGCGCTGCGCGACTGGGTGACCAATGTGCGCGACACGTTCTACTGCATCGGCACGGTGGCCGGTCCGCACCCCTATCCGGCGATGGTGCGCGATTTCCAGTCGATCATCGGCAAGGAAGTGCGCTGGCAGCTTGAAGAGCAGGAAGGCGAGGGCCGTCTGCCCGACACCGTGATCGCGGCGATCGGCGGTGGCTCGAACGCGATGGGCCTGTTCTACCCGTTCCTCGACGACAAATCCGTGCGCATCATCGGCGTCGAAGCCGGCGGTCACGGCGTCGACGAGAAGATGGAGCATTGCGCCTCGCTCACCGGCGGGCGTCCGGGCGTGTTGCATGGCAACCGGACCTACCTGCTGCAGGACGAGGACGGGCAGATCCTCGAAGGGCATTCGATCTCGGCCGGGCTCGACTATCCGGGAATCGGGCCGGAGCATAGCTGGCTGCACGACACGGGTCGCGCGGAATATGTGAACATCACCGACAAGGAAGCGCTGGAGGCGTTCCAGTTCTCCTGCCGTCTCGAAGGGATCATCCCCGCGCTCGAGCCCTCGCACGCGCTGGCCCATGTGATGAAGATCGCCCCCGATCTGCCCAAGGACCATATCATCGTGATGAACATGTGCGGGCGCGGCGATAAGGACATTTTCGCCGTCGCGAAGCATCTCGGCTTCGATATGCAGGCATAA
- a CDS encoding DoxX family protein codes for MIDTKLAPYGILVLRLLTGALFLTHGLTKLFVFTPAGTMGFFESLGLPGWLGIVTMAAEFLGGIALLTGIYARIVSFGLGFILLGAAFTAHWGNGFGFSNQGGGWEYPVMWAIVQFTLAVLGDGAYALRPLSRK; via the coding sequence ATGATCGACACCAAACTCGCCCCCTACGGCATCCTCGTTTTGCGCCTTCTGACCGGGGCGCTGTTTCTCACCCACGGCCTGACGAAGCTTTTCGTTTTCACTCCGGCCGGCACGATGGGTTTCTTTGAATCGCTGGGTTTGCCCGGCTGGCTCGGCATCGTGACGATGGCGGCGGAATTCCTCGGCGGTATCGCCTTGCTCACCGGCATCTATGCGCGGATCGTCTCTTTCGGGCTCGGGTTCATCCTGCTCGGCGCGGCCTTCACGGCGCACTGGGGCAACGGCTTCGGATTCTCGAACCAAGGCGGCGGCTGGGAATATCCGGTGATGTGGGCCATCGTGCAATTCACGCTCGCTGTTCTGGGTGACGGCGCCTATGCGCTGCGCCCTTTGAGCCGGAAATGA
- a CDS encoding helix-turn-helix transcriptional regulator codes for MTSRLRRAVLVGAILLFQAVCALFFISDILLSIFGLYPAPISWQNREFLEIGAALGLVLGLALGAFALAGALREGARAQARLDRATSAFEDLLEERFSDWGLTAAERDVALFAIKGLSTAEIAALRGTSEGTAKAQSAAIYRKAGVNGRGALLSLFVEDMMDQRAQGAQRSETSATRGVTATVKG; via the coding sequence ATGACGTCGCGGCTGCGCCGGGCGGTGCTTGTGGGGGCGATCCTGCTCTTTCAGGCTGTCTGCGCGCTGTTCTTCATCTCCGACATCCTGCTGTCGATCTTCGGTCTCTACCCGGCGCCGATCAGTTGGCAGAACCGCGAATTCCTCGAAATCGGCGCCGCGCTCGGCCTCGTTCTGGGCCTCGCGCTCGGGGCGTTCGCTCTGGCGGGGGCACTACGCGAGGGGGCGCGGGCGCAGGCGCGCCTGGACCGGGCGACCTCGGCCTTCGAAGACCTTCTGGAAGAACGCTTCTCGGACTGGGGCCTCACGGCGGCAGAGCGCGACGTCGCGCTTTTCGCGATCAAGGGGCTCAGTACGGCGGAAATCGCGGCCCTTCGCGGGACGTCCGAGGGCACCGCCAAGGCGCAGAGCGCGGCAATCTACCGCAAAGCCGGGGTGAACGGACGCGGCGCGCTTCTGAGCCTTTTCGTCGAGGACATGATGGACCAGCGCGCCCAAGGCGCACAGCGGTCCGAGACGTCGGCCACGCGCGGCGTGACGGCGACGGTCAAGGGCTGA
- the purE gene encoding 5-(carboxyamino)imidazole ribonucleotide mutase, with protein sequence MSVKVGIIMGSQSDWTTMKEAAEILDELGVEYEAKIVSAHRTPDRLWSYGKTAVERGLHVIIAGAGGAAHLPGMMASKTRVPVIGVPVQTRALSGVDSLYSIVQMPKGFPVATMAIGAAGAANAGLMAAGILAVSDADLAKRLDDWREKLSASIKEEPEDE encoded by the coding sequence ATGAGCGTGAAAGTGGGAATCATCATGGGCAGTCAGTCCGACTGGACCACGATGAAAGAGGCGGCGGAAATCCTCGACGAACTCGGTGTGGAATACGAGGCGAAGATCGTCTCGGCCCATCGCACCCCCGACAGGCTCTGGTCCTACGGAAAGACCGCCGTGGAGCGTGGTCTGCACGTCATCATCGCAGGCGCGGGCGGTGCCGCGCACCTGCCCGGCATGATGGCCTCGAAAACCCGCGTGCCGGTGATCGGCGTGCCGGTGCAGACCCGGGCGCTCTCGGGCGTCGACAGCCTCTATTCCATCGTGCAGATGCCCAAGGGCTTCCCCGTCGCGACGATGGCGATCGGCGCGGCGGGTGCCGCCAATGCGGGCCTGATGGCGGCGGGAATCTTGGCCGTGTCCGATGCGGATCTGGCAAAGCGGCTCGATGACTGGCGCGAGAAGCTCTCCGCCTCGATCAAGGAGGAGCCGGAAGATGAGTGA
- a CDS encoding Hsp20 family protein, producing MTKLSFGAHPYLLGFDQLERLVERTAKGSDAYPPYNIEQRGEDAFRITLAVAGFREEDLAITLEDRALVIRGRQSEEDGDRLFLHRGIAARAFQRSFVLAEGVEVAAATIENGLLHVDLNRAPPETIVQTIPIERK from the coding sequence ATGACGAAACTGAGTTTTGGCGCACATCCCTACCTGCTGGGCTTCGACCAGCTGGAACGGCTGGTGGAACGCACCGCCAAGGGATCGGATGCCTATCCGCCGTATAACATAGAACAACGCGGCGAGGATGCGTTCCGCATCACGCTCGCAGTGGCAGGCTTCCGAGAGGAAGACCTCGCGATCACCCTCGAAGACCGGGCTTTGGTGATCCGCGGTCGTCAAAGCGAGGAGGATGGCGACCGCCTGTTCCTTCATCGCGGGATCGCCGCACGGGCCTTTCAGCGCAGCTTCGTGCTCGCCGAAGGGGTCGAGGTCGCAGCCGCCACGATCGAGAACGGTCTACTGCATGTCGATCTGAACAGGGCGCCGCCCGAGACGATCGTGCAGACCATCCCGATCGAGCGGAAATAA
- a CDS encoding 5-(carboxyamino)imidazole ribonucleotide synthase codes for MSEPLPYGSVIGILGGGQLGRMLSVAASRLGYKTHIFEPGANPPAGDVAHAVTTAPYEDEAALRAFAEAVDVITYEFENVPTSALDLLESLKPIRPSRKALAVSQDRLVEKAFLNDLGLATAPFAAVDDIEDLKEAIAEIGCPAILKTRRFGYDGKGQVVINAPEEAAAALEDMKGAPAILEGFVEFFKEISVIGARAEDGAISCYDPGQNKHEGGILRTTLVPAAITDSQRTDAVLLAAKILNKLDYVGVMGVELFVTRDALIVNEIAPRVHNSGHWTQAGCAVDQFEQHIRAVTGWPLGDGGRHCDVEMENLIGDDMDRVPRLTKLARYQIHLYGKAEVKPGRKMGHVNHIL; via the coding sequence ATGAGTGAGCCCCTGCCCTATGGGTCGGTGATCGGCATTCTGGGCGGCGGTCAGCTGGGACGGATGCTCTCCGTCGCGGCGTCGCGTCTGGGCTACAAGACCCACATCTTCGAGCCGGGCGCGAACCCGCCCGCAGGTGACGTGGCCCATGCGGTGACGACTGCGCCCTATGAGGACGAGGCCGCGCTGCGCGCTTTCGCCGAAGCCGTGGACGTCATCACCTACGAGTTCGAGAATGTCCCGACTTCGGCGCTCGATCTGCTGGAAAGCCTCAAACCGATCCGCCCCAGCCGCAAGGCGCTCGCCGTCAGCCAGGACCGTCTGGTGGAGAAAGCCTTCCTCAACGACCTGGGCCTCGCCACAGCACCTTTCGCCGCCGTGGACGATATCGAGGACCTCAAGGAAGCGATCGCCGAGATCGGCTGCCCCGCGATCCTGAAGACACGCCGCTTCGGCTATGACGGCAAGGGACAGGTGGTGATCAACGCGCCCGAAGAGGCTGCCGCCGCGCTGGAGGACATGAAGGGCGCGCCTGCGATCCTCGAAGGCTTCGTGGAGTTCTTCAAGGAAATCTCCGTGATCGGCGCGCGTGCCGAGGATGGCGCGATCTCCTGCTACGATCCGGGCCAGAACAAGCATGAGGGCGGCATCCTGCGCACCACGCTGGTGCCCGCCGCGATCACTGACAGCCAGCGCACCGATGCGGTACTGCTGGCGGCGAAGATCCTGAACAAGCTCGATTATGTCGGCGTGATGGGGGTCGAGCTGTTCGTCACCCGCGACGCGCTGATCGTGAACGAGATCGCCCCGCGCGTGCATAATTCCGGCCACTGGACGCAGGCGGGCTGCGCGGTCGACCAGTTCGAGCAACATATCCGGGCCGTGACCGGCTGGCCGCTGGGCGATGGCGGGCGCCATTGCGACGTCGAGATGGAGAACCTGATCGGCGACGACATGGACCGCGTGCCGCGGCTGACGAAGCTCGCGCGGTATCAGATCCATCTCTACGGCAAGGCCGAGGTGAAGCCGGGCCGCAAGATGGGTCATGTGAACCACATCCTGTAA
- a CDS encoding LysR family transcriptional regulator: MDITEQLRAFVATARAGSFTAGAEQLGISNRLASKYVAELEERLGTRLLQRTTRRIGLTPAGERLLADAPGVLDGLDDLLGAVSEQSRGFSGVLRISAPVTFGEVYLAEMLARFAAPHPDLVIDLTLSDAPTDLAAEGIDLAFRIGQLRDQALRARKLGEIGMRVVASPAYLERVGRPAKIADLTDYRCIHDSNHSAIPHWRHRESGEITTLPVPAQIRVNSASAACELALAGHGIAYGPDFVLGPEIAAGRLVSLFPEEMLLRIPIHAVYLDGPRLPRKLRALIEFAYEDTRPFRA; the protein is encoded by the coding sequence ATGGATATCACCGAACAGCTCCGCGCCTTCGTCGCGACCGCCCGCGCCGGCTCTTTCACCGCGGGGGCGGAGCAATTGGGCATCTCCAATCGGCTCGCCTCGAAATACGTGGCCGAGCTGGAGGAACGCCTTGGCACGCGCCTTCTGCAGCGCACGACGCGGCGGATCGGGCTGACCCCCGCGGGCGAACGGCTGCTGGCCGATGCGCCGGGCGTGCTCGACGGGCTCGACGATCTCTTGGGCGCGGTGTCCGAACAGTCGCGGGGTTTTTCCGGCGTGCTGCGGATCTCCGCGCCAGTCACTTTCGGCGAGGTCTATCTGGCCGAGATGCTCGCGCGCTTCGCCGCACCGCACCCCGATCTGGTGATCGATCTGACGCTCTCGGATGCACCGACCGATCTGGCCGCCGAGGGGATCGACCTCGCTTTCCGGATCGGGCAGCTGCGCGATCAGGCTCTGCGGGCGCGCAAGCTGGGCGAGATCGGGATGCGCGTCGTGGCCTCTCCGGCCTATCTCGAACGGGTGGGCCGTCCTGCGAAGATCGCCGATCTGACCGATTACCGCTGCATCCATGACAGCAATCACAGCGCGATCCCGCATTGGCGGCATCGTGAGAGCGGCGAGATCACCACCCTGCCCGTTCCCGCGCAAATCCGCGTCAACAGCGCCAGCGCGGCCTGCGAGCTGGCGCTGGCGGGCCACGGCATCGCCTATGGGCCGGACTTCGTGCTGGGCCCTGAAATCGCAGCGGGGCGGCTGGTCTCGCTCTTTCCGGAGGAGATGCTGCTGCGCATCCCGATTCACGCGGTCTATCTCGACGGGCCGCGGCTGCCGCGCAAGCTGCGCGCGTTGATCGAGTTCGCCTACGAGGATACGCGCCCCTTCCGGGCCTGA
- a CDS encoding paraquat-inducible protein A, with protein MLKFANLALLLLFPLAWAAPLLRAGLLPFFGLEGISVLSGLQTLWRTDVFLALLVSFLALFAPYLKVIGVALIQFDLASPRLLPTLNVLGKLAMADIFLIAIYIVVAKGVGVGRLETAWGLYLFTGCVAASFAISHLEMKKAPRG; from the coding sequence ATGCTGAAATTCGCCAATCTGGCGCTCTTGCTGCTCTTTCCCCTCGCATGGGCCGCGCCGCTTCTGCGCGCGGGGCTCTTGCCCTTCTTCGGGCTGGAGGGAATCTCGGTGCTCAGCGGGCTGCAGACGCTGTGGCGGACGGATGTGTTTCTCGCCCTGCTCGTCAGTTTTCTGGCCCTGTTTGCCCCCTATCTGAAGGTGATCGGCGTCGCGCTGATCCAGTTCGATCTGGCATCGCCGCGCCTGCTGCCGACGCTGAACGTCTTGGGCAAGCTGGCGATGGCCGACATCTTCCTGATCGCGATCTATATCGTCGTGGCGAAGGGCGTGGGCGTCGGGCGCCTCGAGACGGCTTGGGGGCTGTACCTGTTTACCGGATGCGTCGCGGCCTCTTTCGCGATCTCGCATCTGGAAATGAAAAAGGCGCCGCGAGGGTGA
- a CDS encoding MlaE family ABC transporter permease gives MTATALSRPLATLGRATLALLAETGRLSRFVGETLSHLLRPPFYLREFWLACLNIGWLSLPVVGMTALFTGAALALQIYAGGARFSAEQVVPSITAIGMVRELGPVLGGLMVAARVASSIAAEIGTMKVTEQIDALTTLSTNPMKYLTVPRVLAATLCVPMLVGVGDVIGIMGGWVVGVNRLGFNSATYLKNTWDFLEFWDVGSGLVKGAAFGFIVATMGCYHGMNSGRGAQGVGRATKSAVVAASVAILAANYVLTEAFFSA, from the coding sequence ATGACCGCAACGGCGCTCAGCCGACCGCTGGCCACGCTCGGGCGGGCCACGCTCGCGCTTCTGGCGGAGACGGGGCGGCTGTCGCGCTTCGTGGGCGAGACGCTGAGCCACCTGCTCCGCCCGCCCTTCTACCTGCGCGAATTCTGGCTCGCTTGTCTCAATATCGGCTGGCTGTCGCTGCCGGTGGTGGGGATGACCGCCCTGTTCACCGGCGCGGCGCTGGCGCTGCAGATCTACGCGGGCGGCGCGCGCTTCTCGGCAGAGCAGGTCGTGCCCTCGATCACCGCGATCGGAATGGTGCGTGAACTTGGCCCCGTCCTGGGCGGCTTGATGGTGGCGGCGCGTGTGGCCTCATCCATCGCGGCCGAAATCGGCACGATGAAAGTGACCGAGCAGATCGACGCGCTCACCACGCTCTCGACCAACCCGATGAAATATCTCACCGTGCCGCGCGTGCTGGCCGCGACGCTTTGCGTGCCGATGCTGGTCGGCGTGGGCGACGTGATCGGGATCATGGGCGGCTGGGTGGTCGGCGTGAACCGTCTCGGCTTCAACTCCGCCACCTACCTCAAGAATACGTGGGATTTCCTCGAGTTCTGGGACGTGGGATCGGGCCTCGTGAAGGGCGCGGCCTTCGGCTTCATCGTGGCGACGATGGGCTGCTATCACGGGATGAATTCGGGCCGCGGCGCGCAGGGCGTGGGCCGGGCGACGAAATCGGCGGTGGTCGCCGCCTCGGTCGCGATCCTCGCCGCGAATTACGTGCTGACGGAGGCGTTCTTCTCGGCATGA
- the ihfB gene encoding integration host factor subunit beta, with amino-acid sequence MIRSELITKIAEENPHLYQRDVEKIVNTIFDEITEALASGDRVELRGFGAFSVKKRDARTGRNPRTGEAVEVEEKHVPFFKTGKLLRDRLNGKEE; translated from the coding sequence ATGATCCGCTCTGAGTTGATCACGAAGATTGCCGAGGAGAATCCGCATCTTTACCAGCGGGATGTCGAGAAGATCGTGAACACGATCTTCGACGAGATCACCGAGGCGCTCGCCTCGGGCGACCGCGTCGAGCTGCGCGGCTTCGGGGCTTTTTCCGTCAAGAAGCGCGACGCGCGCACCGGTCGGAACCCGCGCACCGGCGAAGCGGTTGAGGTCGAGGAAAAACATGTACCCTTCTTCAAGACCGGTAAGCTGCTGCGCGACCGGCTGAACGGGAAAGAGGAATAA
- a CDS encoding VOC family protein: protein MATSDANVEIGHVTLVVRDLPAVGAFYESVLGLEWIGGDTAEARYGVDGKVLVILKADPEARKSSRAEAGLFHTAFLLPDRADLGAWLNHAAEKGIRLDGASDHLVSEAVYLHDPEGNGIEIYRDRAREDWPRKDGMIAMVTDPLDLADVMAQARGPWRGAPKGSVIGHVHLQVGALDPAEPFYAETLGADLMARYPGANFHGWGGYHHHLATNIWNSRGAKERHQPVTGLAEVGLKADAEPLAAFREAYGDSVADPWGTRFTWSAK from the coding sequence ATGGCGACCAGTGATGCAAATGTCGAAATCGGCCATGTGACCCTCGTGGTCCGTGACCTCCCGGCGGTGGGCGCGTTCTACGAGAGCGTGCTCGGGCTGGAGTGGATCGGGGGCGACACTGCCGAGGCGCGTTACGGCGTCGATGGCAAGGTGCTCGTGATCCTGAAAGCCGACCCGGAGGCGCGCAAATCGAGCCGGGCAGAGGCGGGACTGTTTCACACCGCCTTTCTGCTGCCCGACCGCGCCGATCTGGGCGCGTGGCTGAACCACGCCGCCGAGAAAGGCATCCGGCTCGACGGGGCGTCCGATCACCTCGTGAGCGAGGCGGTCTATCTGCACGACCCCGAAGGCAACGGGATCGAGATCTACCGTGACCGTGCCCGCGAAGACTGGCCGCGCAAGGACGGGATGATCGCGATGGTGACCGACCCGCTCGATCTGGCTGACGTGATGGCGCAGGCCCGCGGCCCGTGGCGCGGCGCGCCGAAGGGTTCGGTGATCGGGCACGTTCACCTACAGGTCGGTGCGCTCGATCCAGCGGAGCCGTTCTATGCCGAGACGCTCGGTGCGGATTTGATGGCCCGCTATCCGGGAGCGAATTTCCACGGCTGGGGCGGCTATCACCACCACCTCGCCACGAATATCTGGAACAGCCGCGGCGCCAAGGAGCGTCACCAGCCCGTGACCGGTCTGGCCGAGGTGGGGCTGAAGGCCGATGCCGAGCCGCTCGCCGCCTTCCGCGAGGCCTATGGCGACAGCGTGGCAGACCCGTGGGGCACGCGCTTCACATGGTCCGCGAAGTGA
- a CDS encoding DUF1150 family protein, whose amino-acid sequence MNTEYDFGDKAEHPIVYVREVAVVDLPEEIRAELDDVDHLYAVHDSDGERLALVKDRKLAFSLARQNDLDPVSVH is encoded by the coding sequence ATGAATACGGAATACGATTTCGGTGATAAGGCCGAACATCCCATCGTCTATGTCCGCGAAGTGGCGGTCGTTGATCTGCCCGAGGAAATCCGGGCCGAACTGGACGATGTCGATCACCTCTATGCGGTGCATGACAGCGATGGCGAACGGCTCGCGCTGGTGAAGGACCGCAAGCTGGCCTTCTCGCTGGCCCGGCAGAACGATCTGGACCCGGTCTCGGTCCATTGA
- a CDS encoding ABC transporter ATP-binding protein — MITLEAITKSFGSNHVLRGVDLVVPTGQSTVIIGGSGTGKSVLLKCILGLVKPDSGTITLDGVDVRTGERDAFLARFGMLFQGGALFDSFSVWENVAFRLLRGALKRPKAEAREIAVEKLRRVGLSPDVADLYPAELSGGMQKRVGLARAIAAEPEIIFFDEPTTGLDPIMAGVINELIREIVTEMGATAMTITHDMTSVRAIADRVAMLHAGKIRWEGPISEMDATSDPYVQQFIHGRADGPIETLR, encoded by the coding sequence ATGATCACGCTTGAGGCCATAACCAAGAGCTTCGGATCGAACCACGTCCTGCGCGGCGTCGATCTGGTGGTGCCGACGGGGCAATCGACGGTCATCATCGGTGGCTCGGGCACCGGCAAATCGGTACTGCTGAAGTGTATCCTCGGGCTGGTCAAACCCGATAGCGGGACGATCACACTCGACGGGGTCGATGTCCGCACCGGGGAGCGCGACGCCTTCCTCGCCCGCTTCGGGATGCTGTTTCAAGGCGGCGCGCTGTTCGACAGCTTTTCCGTCTGGGAGAACGTCGCTTTCCGCCTGCTGCGCGGCGCGCTGAAGCGCCCCAAGGCGGAAGCGCGCGAGATCGCGGTGGAGAAGCTGCGCCGGGTGGGCCTGTCGCCGGATGTCGCCGACCTATATCCGGCGGAACTCTCGGGCGGTATGCAGAAGCGCGTCGGCCTTGCCCGCGCGATCGCCGCAGAGCCCGAGATCATCTTCTTCGACGAACCCACCACCGGGCTCGACCCGATCATGGCGGGTGTCATCAACGAGCTGATCCGCGAGATCGTCACCGAGATGGGCGCGACCGCGATGACGATCACCCATGACATGACCTCTGTCCGCGCGATTGCCGACCGCGTTGCAATGCTCCACGCGGGCAAAATTCGATGGGAAGGTCCGATCTCGGAAATGGACGCGACTTCAGACCCTTACGTCCAGCAGTTCATCCACGGACGTGCGGACGGACCGATCGAAACGCTTCGTTAA
- a CDS encoding YdcH family protein: protein MNAHLEMDHEEVLRVKLEVLRREHRDLDEAISALTQAVHSDQLRLVRLKKQKLALKDEIARIEDQLTPDIIA, encoded by the coding sequence ATGAACGCCCATCTCGAGATGGATCATGAAGAAGTGCTGCGGGTGAAGCTGGAAGTGCTGCGGCGTGAACACCGCGATCTGGACGAGGCGATCTCTGCCCTCACACAGGCGGTGCATTCCGATCAGCTGCGCCTCGTGCGACTGAAAAAGCAGAAGCTGGCCCTGAAAGACGAGATCGCGCGGATCGAAGACCAGCTCACGCCCGACATCATCGCCTGA
- a CDS encoding lipopolysaccharide assembly protein LapA domain-containing protein: MIRALRLLFLGLLAVVLIGLALANRQIVTLRVLPLEAGSFLGWDWAVQVPLFLVILAGVLIGLLIGFVWEWAREARLRRDARQSHRKARKLEAEVQTLRHDKTGPKDDVLALLDQPSR, encoded by the coding sequence ATGATTCGAGCGCTTCGGCTGCTGTTTCTCGGCCTGCTCGCCGTGGTCCTGATCGGACTGGCGCTGGCCAATCGTCAAATCGTCACGCTGCGGGTGCTGCCGCTCGAGGCGGGCAGCTTCCTTGGCTGGGACTGGGCTGTTCAGGTGCCGCTGTTCCTCGTGATCCTCGCGGGCGTTCTGATCGGCCTGCTGATCGGTTTCGTCTGGGAATGGGCGCGCGAGGCGCGTCTGCGCCGCGATGCCCGCCAGTCGCACCGCAAGGCCCGCAAGCTCGAGGCGGAGGTTCAGACCCTGCGCCACGACAAGACCGGCCCGAAGGACGACGTGCTGGCGCTGCTCGACCAGCCCTCGCGCTGA
- a CDS encoding phosphoribosylanthranilate isomerase: MPTVAIDRNAQGLARVKICGLRKAEDIAAAVEAGARYVGFVFFPKSPRHLEIAEARELAQEVEPGIAKVGLVVNPSDELLTEITEAVPLDMIQLHGSETPERVSEIRAKFGLPVMKAVGVADAADLPKIADYEAVADQILLDAKPPKEAELPGGNGLSFDWRLIAGRKWEKPWMLAGGLTPENVAEAILLAGARQVDVSSGVESAPGVKDPEKIRAFVHAARQGADGA; encoded by the coding sequence ATGCCGACCGTCGCCATAGACCGCAACGCGCAGGGTCTCGCCCGGGTCAAGATCTGCGGGCTGCGCAAGGCCGAGGATATCGCCGCCGCCGTCGAGGCGGGGGCGCGCTATGTTGGCTTCGTTTTCTTCCCGAAATCCCCGCGTCATCTGGAGATCGCCGAGGCGCGCGAGTTGGCGCAGGAGGTGGAACCCGGCATCGCCAAGGTTGGCCTGGTTGTGAACCCGAGCGACGAGCTTCTCACCGAGATCACGGAGGCCGTGCCGCTTGACATGATCCAGCTTCACGGCTCCGAGACGCCGGAGCGGGTATCCGAGATCCGCGCCAAGTTCGGTCTGCCCGTAATGAAGGCGGTGGGCGTCGCGGATGCGGCCGATCTGCCGAAGATCGCGGACTATGAGGCGGTGGCCGACCAGATTCTGCTCGATGCCAAGCCGCCGAAAGAGGCGGAGCTTCCGGGCGGTAACGGGCTTTCCTTCGACTGGCGGCTGATCGCCGGGCGCAAATGGGAAAAACCGTGGATGCTGGCCGGAGGGCTGACGCCCGAAAACGTGGCCGAAGCGATCCTGCTGGCCGGCGCGCGGCAGGTCGATGTCTCTTCCGGGGTGGAAAGCGCGCCGGGCGTGAAAGACCCCGAGAAAATCCGCGCCTTCGTCCACGCCGCGCGTCAGGGGGCCGACGGGGCGTAG